In the genome of Croceimicrobium hydrocarbonivorans, one region contains:
- the htpG gene encoding molecular chaperone HtpG, with amino-acid sequence MSTGKINVTADNIFPIIKKFLYSDHEIFLRELVSNAVDATQKLKTLSRIGESKAELGDLTIQVKVDKENKTLTISDKGIGMSPEEIDKYINQLAFSGAEEFVQKYEDKADGAAIIGHFGLGFYSSFMVASKVEIFSRSHRDGEKGAYWSCDGSPEFTLEESDQRQERGTDIVLHINEDSTEFLEEGRIRDLLKKYCRFLPVAIQFGEKEITETEGDGEDKKETKRTVPDIINVTEPAWAKAPADLEAEDYKEFYRQLYPMTFEEPLFHIHLNVDYPFDLNGILFFPRIKPNMDLQRNKIQLYQNQVFVTDNLEGIVPDFLTFLHGVIDSKDIPLNVSRSYLQADGAVKKISGHITKKVADKLSSLFKKDRADFESKWNDIKMIIEYGMLSDDKFFEKAQKFALYQSVDESYATFEEYLEKIKASQTDKDGNLVVLYAAHKEGQHAYIKKAQNKGYDVLLMEGPLVSHLMQKLEGGDQKVKFARVDSDSIDKLIAKDEEQVSLLSEEQKEKLKPIIEGEVDKGTYTVVLESLDSSEVPFNITVPEFMRRMKEMSATGGGMMGMGDMPDMYNLVVNTNHPLISSILDEKDEAKQKELIKQGKDLAMLAQNLLHGEALTNFVEKQFEALKG; translated from the coding sequence ATGAGTACCGGTAAAATAAACGTTACAGCCGACAATATTTTCCCGATCATCAAGAAATTCCTGTACAGTGATCATGAAATCTTCTTACGGGAATTAGTTTCCAATGCGGTGGATGCCACCCAGAAGCTTAAGACCTTAAGTCGTATTGGTGAGTCAAAGGCCGAATTAGGTGATCTGACTATCCAGGTGAAAGTGGATAAGGAAAATAAAACCTTAACCATCTCCGATAAAGGTATTGGCATGAGCCCAGAGGAAATTGATAAATACATCAATCAATTAGCCTTCTCTGGAGCCGAGGAGTTTGTGCAGAAGTATGAGGATAAAGCCGATGGAGCGGCCATTATTGGTCACTTCGGATTAGGATTCTATTCCAGCTTTATGGTAGCCTCCAAAGTGGAAATCTTCTCACGTTCGCATCGCGATGGCGAAAAGGGAGCCTACTGGTCTTGTGATGGTTCGCCTGAATTTACCTTGGAGGAAAGCGATCAACGTCAAGAGCGCGGTACTGATATCGTTCTGCATATCAATGAAGATTCTACCGAGTTTTTAGAAGAAGGTCGTATTCGCGATTTGCTCAAAAAATACTGCCGTTTCTTACCGGTGGCCATTCAATTTGGTGAAAAGGAAATTACCGAAACCGAAGGTGATGGCGAGGATAAGAAGGAAACCAAGCGTACCGTTCCCGATATTATTAATGTAACTGAACCTGCCTGGGCCAAAGCTCCGGCCGATTTGGAAGCAGAAGATTATAAAGAGTTCTACCGTCAGTTATACCCCATGACTTTCGAAGAGCCCTTGTTCCATATTCACCTAAATGTGGATTATCCTTTCGACCTGAATGGTATTCTCTTCTTCCCGCGAATTAAGCCCAATATGGACTTACAGCGCAATAAAATTCAGTTATACCAAAACCAGGTTTTCGTAACTGATAATTTGGAAGGTATTGTACCTGACTTCCTGACTTTTTTACACGGGGTAATTGATTCTAAGGACATTCCGCTAAACGTATCACGTTCCTATTTACAGGCCGATGGAGCAGTGAAAAAGATTAGTGGCCACATTACCAAAAAGGTAGCCGATAAACTGAGCAGCCTCTTTAAGAAGGATCGTGCCGACTTCGAAAGCAAGTGGAACGATATCAAAATGATCATCGAGTACGGTATGTTGAGCGATGATAAGTTCTTTGAGAAAGCTCAGAAATTTGCTCTTTACCAGTCGGTGGATGAAAGCTATGCCACCTTTGAAGAGTACTTAGAAAAGATCAAGGCTAGCCAAACTGATAAGGATGGTAATTTGGTAGTTCTTTATGCTGCGCATAAGGAAGGCCAGCATGCTTACATCAAAAAGGCCCAGAATAAAGGCTATGATGTGCTCTTGATGGAAGGTCCATTGGTGAGCCATTTAATGCAAAAGCTGGAAGGTGGTGATCAGAAAGTGAAATTTGCTCGTGTAGATAGCGATAGCATCGATAAACTGATTGCCAAAGATGAAGAGCAGGTATCCCTTTTAAGTGAAGAGCAAAAAGAAAAGCTGAAGCCCATTATTGAAGGAGAAGTAGATAAAGGGACTTATACCGTGGTCCTCGAATCATTGGATAGCAGCGAAGTACCCTTCAATATTACCGTTCCTGAATTCATGCGTCGTATGAAGGAAATGAGTGCTACCGGTGGTGGCATGATGGGAATGGGGGATATGCCTGATATGTACAATTTGGTGGTAAATACCAATCACCCTTTGATTTCTTCGATTTTAGATGAGAAGGATGAAGCCAAACAGAAAGAGCTGATTAAGCAAGGTAAAGATCTGGCAATGCTAGCCCAGAACCTGTTACACGGTGAAGCTCTTACCAATTTTGTAGAGAAGCAGTTTGAAGCCTTAAAAGGCTAA
- a CDS encoding head GIN domain-containing protein has product MKSILSFIAVLVLTTSCMVGVTGSGKVVEENRNVEEFDGIDASGMFEIHLVQADIHRLKVVADDNLMELIETYVEGGVLHIRSRKSIGKAKELDVYISSPNYESIQLSGAVTIDNKGTLDINDLDIESSGAAQINLSVDADDIKMELSGATELNMSGTADKVSIEGSGASECKMFDLNCRKMRIDVSGASELEVNVSEELEIEASGASDIRYRGNGRIVRQNLSGASNVVKD; this is encoded by the coding sequence ATGAAAAGCATTTTATCCTTTATAGCGGTATTGGTCCTCACTACTTCCTGCATGGTTGGTGTTACCGGCAGTGGTAAGGTGGTTGAAGAAAACCGCAATGTGGAAGAATTTGATGGAATTGATGCCAGCGGTATGTTCGAGATTCATCTGGTACAAGCTGATATTCACCGACTTAAAGTAGTGGCTGACGATAATCTAATGGAATTGATCGAAACCTATGTAGAGGGTGGAGTTCTCCATATCCGCAGCCGCAAGAGTATTGGTAAAGCCAAGGAATTGGATGTGTATATCAGCAGTCCTAATTATGAATCCATTCAGCTTTCCGGTGCGGTGACTATCGACAACAAAGGAACTTTGGATATCAATGATCTGGATATTGAATCCAGTGGAGCGGCTCAAATCAATTTGAGCGTAGATGCTGATGATATTAAAATGGAATTAAGCGGAGCTACGGAACTCAATATGAGTGGTACCGCCGATAAAGTGAGCATTGAGGGTAGCGGCGCTTCTGAATGCAAGATGTTTGATCTCAATTGCCGTAAAATGCGCATCGACGTAAGTGGTGCCTCCGAACTAGAAGTTAATGTAAGTGAAGAGCTGGAAATTGAAGCTTCCGGTGCTTCTGATATTCGCTACCGTGGTAATGGCCGTATTGTTCGCCAAAACCTCAGTGGCGCTTCCAATGTAGTAAAAGACTAA
- a CDS encoding phospho-sugar mutase — MTQAAERAQAWLKAPYDTETQKATQALIDAGGDALNDAFYQDLDFGTGGLRGIMGVGTNRINKYTLGAATQGLANYLNKQFPDIQIKVAIAHDSRHNSKPFARQVAEVLSANGIKVFLYEDLRPTPALSFAIRHLDCQSGIVLTASHNPPAYNGYKVYWSDGGQLVPPHDKAVITEVRAVKADEIRYDANPDLIEMIGDAVDQAYLAKVQELSLSNQGKEDLSVVFTSIHGTSITLVPPALENAGFKKVSIVEEQATPDGDFPTVASPNPEEAEALTMALKQAEKLGADMVIGTDPDADRVGIAVRNLEGEMELLNGNQAASVLIYYLLERWKENGKLTGNEYVAKTIVTTDLIADIAKAYDVPCPECLTGFKWIADIIRKREGEATFIGGGEESYGYMIGDFVRDKDAVASAVMLAETAAYAKSLGSSFYEMMVEVYHKFGFYLEKLVSLKREGMKGQQEIAQMMEDFRTKTPATIAGEKIVEVLDYQSSEHRYVADNRTEVIDLPKSNVVQFVTDQGTKITARPSGTEPKIKFYVSVKGNLADTSEFAVRKAELEGRLEAITKELGL; from the coding sequence ATGACTCAAGCAGCAGAAAGAGCCCAAGCCTGGCTTAAAGCTCCTTATGATACTGAAACCCAAAAAGCTACCCAGGCCTTGATTGATGCCGGTGGTGATGCCTTAAATGATGCTTTTTACCAAGACCTCGACTTCGGAACAGGTGGTTTACGCGGAATCATGGGGGTTGGGACCAACCGAATTAATAAATACACCTTAGGTGCTGCGACTCAGGGATTAGCGAATTACCTGAATAAGCAGTTTCCTGATATTCAAATTAAAGTGGCGATTGCGCATGACAGTCGCCATAATTCCAAACCTTTTGCCCGTCAAGTGGCAGAAGTACTTTCGGCCAATGGTATTAAGGTTTTCCTTTATGAGGATTTACGTCCAACTCCGGCTTTATCCTTTGCTATTCGCCATTTAGACTGTCAAAGTGGAATCGTTTTAACCGCTTCCCATAATCCACCTGCCTACAATGGTTATAAGGTATATTGGAGTGATGGCGGTCAATTAGTTCCTCCTCATGATAAGGCTGTAATTACTGAGGTTCGTGCGGTTAAAGCCGATGAAATTCGCTACGATGCCAATCCGGATCTGATTGAAATGATTGGCGATGCTGTAGATCAGGCCTATCTCGCCAAAGTGCAAGAACTAAGCTTGAGCAATCAAGGTAAAGAAGACCTTTCGGTAGTATTCACCAGCATCCATGGTACCAGTATTACTTTGGTACCACCTGCTTTGGAAAATGCCGGTTTCAAAAAGGTTTCTATAGTGGAAGAGCAAGCTACTCCAGATGGAGATTTCCCTACCGTAGCTTCTCCAAACCCAGAAGAAGCAGAAGCCCTAACCATGGCCCTTAAACAAGCTGAGAAGCTAGGTGCGGACATGGTAATTGGTACCGATCCCGATGCGGATCGAGTAGGGATTGCAGTTCGTAATCTTGAAGGTGAAATGGAATTGCTCAATGGTAATCAAGCTGCTTCGGTATTGATTTACTATCTCCTTGAACGTTGGAAGGAAAATGGCAAATTGACCGGTAATGAATATGTAGCCAAAACCATTGTTACTACAGACCTCATTGCAGATATCGCTAAGGCCTACGATGTGCCTTGCCCCGAATGTTTAACCGGTTTTAAATGGATTGCCGATATCATTCGCAAGCGCGAAGGTGAAGCCACCTTTATTGGTGGTGGTGAAGAAAGCTACGGGTATATGATTGGCGATTTCGTGCGTGATAAGGATGCGGTAGCTTCTGCAGTAATGCTAGCAGAAACTGCTGCTTATGCTAAATCACTAGGCTCCAGCTTCTATGAGATGATGGTAGAAGTTTACCACAAATTTGGTTTCTACCTCGAAAAACTGGTTTCCTTGAAGCGTGAAGGCATGAAAGGTCAGCAGGAAATTGCCCAAATGATGGAAGACTTCCGCACCAAAACCCCCGCTACCATTGCAGGGGAGAAAATTGTGGAAGTATTGGATTATCAAAGTTCCGAGCATCGCTATGTAGCGGATAATCGTACGGAAGTTATCGACTTACCTAAAAGCAATGTGGTGCAGTTTGTTACGGATCAGGGCACCAAAATTACTGCACGTCCTAGTGGAACCGAACCTAAGATTAAGTTCTATGTAAGCGTAAAAGGAAATTTAGCCGATACTTCTGAATTTGCTGTCAGGAAAGCAGAACTCGAAGGTCGATTAGAGGCAATTACCAAAGAATTAGGATTATGA
- a CDS encoding TlpA family protein disulfide reductase: MIKRATGILLLGLSLGACQNSAPKPDGSNADSQLAEGIWQAVIAQNDSTNLKFNFNLESLSDSEYVAHIKNAEEIIDAKVIRLAADSFKIEMPVFANYFLVKKEGNQLKGQYINPDAEDYYLPFNATAGVSERYENAQHLYPLPGYWKVVFNPGTEDESFGKAYFEWDQEKGVYGTIMTATGDYRYLEGSGAAGKLYLSAFDGAHLFYLEAELHDTLQGHFYSGRSYHATWIAYRDSTFELPDPDTLTYLKEGYSKMEFAFPNLEGDTIALSDPRFADKAVIIQISGSWCPNCYDESRYLSKVYEQYKDQGLEIVCLSFERTRDYATAQERLAKMQKDLSIPYTVLLAGATRDDKAAEKLPMLNHIMSYPTAIYLDKEHKLRKIHTGFSGPGTPVWEDFVSENDAFLQKLLNE, encoded by the coding sequence ATGATAAAAAGAGCCACAGGGATTCTGCTTTTAGGCTTGAGTCTCGGAGCTTGTCAGAATTCGGCTCCCAAGCCAGATGGTAGCAATGCCGACTCCCAATTAGCAGAAGGAATTTGGCAGGCTGTGATCGCGCAAAACGATAGTACCAACTTAAAGTTCAACTTCAACTTAGAATCCTTAAGTGATTCTGAATATGTGGCACATATTAAAAATGCGGAGGAGATTATCGATGCTAAAGTAATTCGCTTAGCGGCCGATAGTTTCAAAATTGAAATGCCCGTTTTTGCCAATTATTTCTTGGTTAAAAAGGAGGGAAATCAGCTAAAAGGTCAGTATATCAATCCCGATGCTGAGGACTATTATCTACCTTTTAACGCTACCGCCGGAGTTTCTGAACGCTATGAAAATGCCCAGCATCTTTATCCTTTGCCAGGATATTGGAAAGTGGTATTTAATCCGGGTACCGAAGATGAAAGCTTTGGCAAAGCTTATTTCGAATGGGATCAGGAGAAAGGGGTTTATGGTACCATCATGACAGCTACTGGCGATTACCGCTATTTGGAAGGTTCGGGCGCTGCAGGTAAATTATACCTCTCTGCCTTTGATGGAGCGCATCTCTTTTACCTGGAAGCCGAATTGCATGATACACTGCAAGGGCATTTCTATTCCGGTCGTAGCTATCATGCTACCTGGATTGCTTATCGCGACAGTACCTTTGAATTGCCCGACCCGGATACCCTAACTTATTTGAAGGAGGGCTATTCTAAAATGGAATTTGCCTTTCCTAATTTGGAAGGGGATACCATTGCTTTAAGTGATCCTCGCTTTGCCGATAAGGCGGTAATCATCCAAATTAGCGGCTCTTGGTGTCCTAACTGCTATGATGAAAGTCGTTACCTCTCAAAGGTCTATGAACAATACAAAGATCAGGGCCTAGAAATCGTTTGCCTGAGCTTTGAGCGCACACGCGATTATGCTACCGCTCAAGAGCGCTTAGCTAAAATGCAGAAGGATCTTAGTATTCCTTATACTGTGCTGCTGGCGGGAGCCACTCGCGATGATAAAGCGGCGGAGAAATTGCCGATGCTCAATCATATAATGAGCTATCCAACGGCCATTTATCTGGACAAGGAGCATAAGCTGCGAAAGATCCATACCGGCTTTTCCGGACCAGGAACTCCGGTTTGGGAAGACTTTGTGAGCGAAAATGATGCATTTTTGCAAAAATTACTCAACGAATAA
- a CDS encoding 3-hydroxybutyryl-CoA dehydrogenase has translation MQKVAVIGAGTMGNGIAHVFAQNDFEVNLVDISDEALDRGLNTISKNLDRQVSKGIIDEAKKEATLTNLSGSTDMATALSDADLVVEAATENVDLKLKIFGDMDRYSKPEAILASNTSSISLTQIAAVTSRPDKVIGMHFMNPVPVMKLVEVIRGYATSDETTKTIMELSEKLGKVPTECNDYPGFVSNRILMPMINEAIITLFEGVAGVKEIDTIMKLGMAHPMGPLKLADFIGLDVCLSILNVLYEGFGNPKYAPCPLLVNMVRAGKLGAKSGEGFYDYSEGPKSETVSSQFS, from the coding sequence ATGCAGAAAGTAGCAGTGATCGGAGCGGGAACCATGGGAAATGGAATTGCCCATGTTTTTGCTCAAAATGACTTTGAAGTAAATCTGGTTGATATTTCTGACGAAGCCCTCGATCGCGGATTAAACACTATCAGCAAAAACCTGGATCGTCAGGTTTCTAAAGGAATTATCGACGAAGCGAAAAAGGAAGCTACCCTCACCAATTTGAGTGGTTCTACCGATATGGCGACCGCCTTAAGCGATGCCGATTTGGTAGTGGAAGCCGCAACGGAGAACGTAGACCTTAAATTGAAGATTTTTGGCGATATGGATCGCTATTCTAAGCCAGAAGCAATTTTGGCCTCGAATACCTCTTCCATTTCCTTAACTCAAATTGCCGCCGTTACCTCTCGTCCCGATAAGGTGATTGGTATGCACTTTATGAATCCGGTACCGGTAATGAAACTGGTAGAAGTGATTCGCGGTTATGCCACCTCCGATGAAACTACCAAAACCATTATGGAATTGTCTGAGAAATTAGGCAAGGTACCTACCGAATGTAATGACTACCCAGGTTTCGTTTCCAACCGTATCCTGATGCCCATGATTAATGAGGCCATCATCACCCTATTTGAAGGTGTAGCAGGAGTGAAGGAAATCGATACCATTATGAAATTAGGTATGGCACATCCAATGGGACCTTTGAAATTAGCTGATTTCATTGGCCTCGACGTTTGTCTTTCCATCCTGAATGTATTGTACGAGGGCTTTGGTAATCCTAAATATGCTCCCTGTCCCTTATTAGTAAATATGGTGCGTGCCGGAAAATTAGGAGCAAAATCAGGCGAAGGTTTTTACGATTACAGTGAAGGCCCTAAAAGCGAAACTGTTTCTTCTCAGTTTAGCTAA
- a CDS encoding thioredoxin family protein, whose product MSDTATERKSYTYTEYRDLIKQMRYQGQATGGSESDDFLRYTDLNMARMDKWDKRYEFSDELKSTLDNLNRKEKWVVLSEGWCGDAAHSVPVLAKIAEYSPNIELSILLRDENLDLMDQHLTNGGRSIPKLIRYSESGEVLGEWGPRPEAAQQIHLDGKAEGRAKADVTIDLQKWYARDRGESLSKEIADFLKD is encoded by the coding sequence ATGTCTGATACAGCAACAGAACGCAAATCCTATACTTACACTGAATACCGCGATTTAATTAAGCAAATGCGCTACCAAGGCCAAGCTACTGGCGGCTCTGAATCGGATGATTTCCTACGATACACCGACTTGAATATGGCCCGCATGGACAAGTGGGACAAGCGCTATGAGTTTAGCGATGAATTGAAGTCCACTCTCGATAATTTGAATCGCAAGGAAAAGTGGGTAGTGCTAAGCGAAGGCTGGTGTGGCGATGCAGCTCACTCAGTACCCGTATTGGCTAAAATCGCAGAATACAGTCCTAATATAGAATTAAGCATTCTCCTTCGCGATGAAAATCTGGACCTAATGGATCAACATCTTACGAATGGAGGTCGATCTATTCCTAAATTAATTCGTTACAGCGAAAGTGGCGAAGTATTAGGAGAATGGGGACCTAGACCGGAAGCCGCGCAACAAATTCATTTGGATGGCAAAGCAGAAGGAAGAGCTAAAGCGGATGTGACCATCGACCTGCAAAAATGGTATGCTCGCGATCGTGGTGAAAGCCTCAGCAAGGAAATTGCCGATTTCTTAAAAGACTAA
- a CDS encoding NAD(P)/FAD-dependent oxidoreductase — MANYDAIVVGAGVSGLIAAKELESYNLKTLIIDQSPQVGGRLKTDFFEGFTLDQGFQVILSAYPMVKKHLDLKALECKAFDPGAFIFNGAKSFTVSDVKRNPAAAISMFFSPVGSIWDKLKMAKLRKWVLEQSVEDIFEIKEESTYDYLRGYGFSRKIIERFFRPFFSGIFLENDLETSNRQCLFVFKMFAEGEACLPKKGIASVAQQIKAGLRSTEFRLNTEVLKVEKGQVHLKDGSSLEAKQIIIACEPGALLPQLADSTEWNPTLQAYFEGTAGKLAKSLIGLNSDPEGLISNVACLSKVQPAYAPKGKHLYSVSLKQDPGLSENQLEAKIQSELAPLLGTQASQWKLIRTYKVNRSLPRIDQVVYSRSFEESRVLDGIYLAGDHILNPSLNAAMLSGELAAKALILNHQAS, encoded by the coding sequence ATGGCAAATTACGATGCGATTGTAGTAGGCGCCGGAGTTTCGGGCCTGATCGCTGCGAAAGAACTGGAATCGTATAATTTAAAAACGCTGATCATCGATCAGTCTCCACAGGTGGGTGGTCGATTAAAAACCGATTTCTTTGAAGGCTTTACGCTGGATCAGGGTTTTCAGGTTATCCTGAGTGCTTATCCCATGGTAAAGAAGCATTTGGATTTAAAGGCTTTGGAATGCAAGGCTTTTGACCCCGGTGCCTTTATCTTTAATGGAGCCAAATCCTTTACTGTTAGTGATGTGAAACGAAATCCGGCCGCAGCCATTTCCATGTTTTTTAGTCCGGTAGGCAGTATTTGGGATAAATTAAAAATGGCTAAGCTCCGTAAATGGGTATTGGAGCAATCCGTCGAGGATATTTTTGAGATTAAAGAAGAAAGCACCTATGACTATTTACGTGGCTATGGTTTTTCACGCAAGATTATTGAGCGCTTTTTCCGCCCCTTCTTTAGCGGGATTTTTCTGGAAAATGACCTGGAAACCTCCAATCGTCAATGCCTCTTTGTATTTAAGATGTTTGCGGAAGGCGAAGCCTGTCTTCCTAAAAAAGGTATCGCCTCAGTTGCCCAGCAAATCAAAGCAGGACTGCGTTCTACCGAGTTTCGTTTAAATACCGAAGTATTGAAAGTCGAAAAGGGGCAAGTACATCTAAAAGACGGCAGCAGTTTGGAAGCAAAGCAAATCATTATTGCTTGTGAACCGGGTGCTCTATTGCCCCAATTGGCAGATAGCACTGAATGGAATCCCACCCTGCAAGCCTATTTTGAAGGTACGGCTGGCAAATTGGCGAAAAGCCTGATTGGGCTGAATTCAGATCCTGAAGGCCTAATCAGCAATGTGGCTTGCTTATCGAAGGTGCAGCCCGCCTATGCTCCTAAAGGCAAACATTTGTATTCAGTAAGCTTAAAACAGGATCCCGGTTTATCCGAAAATCAATTGGAGGCGAAAATTCAGTCGGAGCTGGCTCCCTTATTAGGAACTCAAGCCAGCCAATGGAAATTGATTCGAACCTATAAGGTCAATCGCTCCCTGCCTCGTATCGATCAAGTGGTTTATAGCCGGTCCTTTGAAGAAAGTAGGGTTTTAGATGGAATTTACCTGGCTGGAGATCATATCTTGAACCCCTCATTAAATGCCGCTATGCTAAGCGGTGAATTGGCCGCTAAGGCCCTCATTTTAAACCATCAAGCCTCATGA